Proteins from a genomic interval of Shewanella seohaensis:
- a CDS encoding undecaprenyl-diphosphate phosphatase: MDTFQVIILALIQGLTEFLPISSSAHLILPAQLLDWEDQGLSFDVAVNTGSLFAVVIYFRKELWAMFKAWIASMVKGQHSDDSKLAWWIILATLPAVFFGFMAKDFIETHLRSAGVIAVTTVVFGLLLWWADKMSRRDLTVYQTGWRKALLIGFAQALALIPGTSRSGATMTAALMLGLSRDAAARFSFLMSVPVSLGAAILVGKDLAESPLPIDYQALTLGTVISFVAAYLCIHYFLKIISRMGMTPFVIYRLILGAVLCGFIFL; this comes from the coding sequence ATGGATACGTTTCAGGTAATTATTTTAGCGTTAATTCAAGGATTAACAGAGTTCCTCCCCATTTCTAGTTCGGCGCACCTTATCCTACCCGCACAGCTTTTAGACTGGGAAGACCAAGGCTTATCCTTCGACGTTGCCGTGAACACGGGCTCATTATTCGCCGTGGTGATTTATTTTCGCAAGGAACTTTGGGCCATGTTCAAGGCTTGGATTGCCAGCATGGTGAAAGGTCAGCATTCCGATGACAGTAAGTTAGCCTGGTGGATCATTCTTGCCACTTTACCCGCAGTGTTTTTTGGCTTTATGGCCAAAGACTTTATCGAAACCCATCTGCGCAGCGCTGGTGTTATCGCCGTGACGACTGTGGTCTTTGGTTTGCTGCTCTGGTGGGCGGATAAGATGTCACGCCGTGACTTAACTGTTTATCAAACGGGTTGGCGCAAGGCGTTATTAATTGGTTTTGCTCAGGCGCTGGCATTAATCCCTGGTACTTCACGCTCGGGCGCGACGATGACGGCGGCGCTGATGTTAGGCCTTAGCCGTGATGCCGCAGCGCGATTCTCGTTCTTGATGTCTGTGCCTGTTAGCTTGGGGGCGGCTATTCTAGTGGGTAAAGATTTGGCTGAAAGCCCGCTTCCCATTGATTATCAAGCACTGACACTCGGCACTGTGATTTCATTTGTAGCCGCTTATCTGTGTATTCACTATTTCTTAAAAATCATCAGCCGTATGGGTATGACGCCATTTGTGATTTACCGCCTCATCCTCGGTGCTGTGTTATGTGGATTTATCTTCCTATAA
- a CDS encoding putative RNA methyltransferase: MSLQFQCPTCGSALMQHQASQGFYCANKHHFDKSEAGYWIFTKPARQKPTGDSRQQVRAKRFLLESGIFSPLVEKMAAMLAPHLKADNCLLDYECADGFYLRALASVLPKLTNELNVQYSGVADAENTIFAAAKAQTPAALCLSTSKVLPFADNCIDLITVVDKPLKGKECVRVLKEQGLMLQVIPGARHLWQIRECIYPELTEKTPQINLPSGLIVKEQQQLQFSLSVTGEQALVLLDMTPYAWRASEQVKHLIRTKAFDTLEIDFVLVLAQKSLIES; the protein is encoded by the coding sequence ATGAGCCTTCAATTTCAATGTCCTACCTGTGGTTCGGCACTGATGCAGCATCAGGCATCCCAAGGTTTTTACTGTGCGAACAAGCACCATTTTGATAAAAGCGAAGCGGGTTATTGGATTTTTACTAAACCGGCACGGCAAAAGCCGACTGGCGACTCCCGTCAGCAAGTGCGGGCAAAGCGCTTCTTGCTTGAGTCGGGAATTTTTTCACCTTTGGTTGAAAAAATGGCGGCGATGCTCGCCCCTCATCTGAAAGCGGATAATTGCCTATTGGACTACGAGTGCGCTGACGGCTTCTATCTGCGTGCTTTAGCTTCTGTACTACCTAAACTCACAAACGAGCTAAACGTCCAGTACAGTGGCGTAGCGGACGCAGAAAATACTATTTTTGCTGCGGCCAAAGCGCAAACCCCTGCCGCGCTGTGCTTAAGCACCTCAAAAGTGCTGCCTTTTGCTGACAATTGCATTGACCTTATCACTGTGGTCGATAAGCCGTTGAAGGGGAAGGAATGCGTTCGAGTCCTTAAAGAGCAAGGCTTGATGTTACAGGTGATCCCGGGTGCGCGGCATTTGTGGCAAATCAGGGAGTGTATTTATCCGGAACTGACTGAAAAAACGCCCCAAATTAACTTACCTTCGGGTTTAATTGTCAAAGAACAGCAGCAATTGCAATTTAGTTTGTCCGTTACGGGTGAGCAAGCGCTGGTCTTGCTGGATATGACACCCTATGCGTGGCGAGCCTCTGAACAAGTTAAACACCTTATTCGGACGAAAGCCTTCGATACGCTGGAAATTGATTTTGTTTTGGTCTTAGCGCAAAAGTCTTTAATTGAGTCCTAA
- a CDS encoding Lpp/OprI family alanine-zipper lipoprotein, with amino-acid sequence MNKKVLMIAGLAMTALLGGCANTTALEESVATLGNKVDQLSADVSSLKSEQSKLSADVKDAKAAAMDAQAEAKRANDRLDNVASRYKK; translated from the coding sequence ATGAACAAAAAAGTACTGATGATTGCTGGTTTAGCAATGACTGCCCTACTAGGTGGTTGTGCAAACACTACTGCTCTGGAAGAAAGCGTTGCAACTCTGGGCAACAAAGTTGATCAATTGTCAGCTGATGTTAGCTCTCTGAAATCAGAGCAAAGCAAACTGTCTGCAGACGTTAAAGATGCTAAAGCAGCAGCTATGGACGCACAAGCAGAAGCTAAGCGCGCTAACGACCGTCTAGACAACGTTGCTTCTCGTTACAAGAAGTAA
- a CDS encoding multifunctional CCA addition/repair protein yields MKIYLVGGAVRDSLLNLPIKDKDFMVVGATPEQMQQLGYRQVGKDFPVFLHPKTQQEYALARTERKVGLGYGGFSCYASPDVTLEQDLLRRDLTINAIAQDEAGNLYDPYHGIADINARKLRHVSAAFAEDPLRVLRVARFAARFHDLGFEIADETMALMQHMSQTEELTALTPERVWQEVDKSLGGPHPEVFFEVLRQCGALKVLFPEIDALFGVPQPEKWHPEIDTGLHTMLVLAQATALTEEKAVRFAALVHDLGKALSPKEHWPKHHGHGQKGLPVIKSLCERLRIPNEYRDLALLVSDLHQNVHQAFELRSETIIKLFDKADFWRKPERLEQLLLACIADMRGRTGFEHHAYPQGDYLSACFLAANTVDVKAIIAAGFQGAQIKQALNSKRIEVVEQVKLNWQQSQAKQTP; encoded by the coding sequence GTGAAAATTTATTTAGTGGGCGGAGCTGTACGAGACAGCCTGCTCAATCTCCCAATAAAAGATAAAGATTTTATGGTTGTCGGCGCAACTCCGGAGCAAATGCAGCAGTTAGGCTATCGCCAGGTGGGTAAAGACTTCCCGGTCTTTTTGCACCCTAAAACCCAGCAAGAATATGCATTAGCGCGCACAGAGCGCAAAGTCGGCCTCGGCTATGGTGGCTTCAGCTGTTACGCCAGTCCAGATGTCACCCTCGAGCAAGACCTGCTGAGACGCGATTTAACCATTAATGCCATCGCCCAAGATGAGGCGGGTAACTTGTACGATCCTTACCATGGCATCGCCGATATCAACGCGCGTAAGCTGCGACATGTGTCAGCCGCCTTTGCCGAAGATCCGCTGCGAGTATTAAGGGTTGCCCGCTTTGCCGCACGTTTTCATGACTTAGGTTTCGAGATTGCCGATGAAACCATGGCGTTAATGCAGCACATGAGCCAAACCGAGGAGTTAACCGCCCTTACCCCAGAGCGCGTCTGGCAAGAAGTCGATAAGAGTCTTGGCGGCCCTCATCCAGAAGTCTTCTTCGAAGTGCTACGCCAATGTGGCGCCTTGAAAGTCCTCTTTCCCGAGATTGATGCGCTTTTTGGTGTGCCACAACCAGAAAAATGGCACCCAGAGATAGATACGGGTTTGCACACTATGTTGGTGTTAGCCCAAGCCACCGCTCTGACAGAGGAAAAAGCCGTGCGCTTTGCCGCCCTAGTGCATGACTTGGGTAAAGCATTAAGTCCTAAAGAACATTGGCCTAAACACCATGGTCATGGACAAAAAGGCTTGCCCGTCATTAAAAGTCTGTGTGAACGCTTGCGGATCCCCAACGAGTATCGCGATCTGGCGCTCTTGGTGAGCGACCTACATCAGAATGTGCACCAAGCTTTTGAGTTAAGAAGCGAAACCATCATCAAACTCTTCGATAAAGCCGATTTTTGGCGTAAACCAGAACGGCTGGAGCAACTTCTATTAGCCTGCATCGCCGATATGCGTGGCCGAACCGGATTCGAGCATCACGCCTATCCACAAGGCGATTATCTTTCTGCTTGTTTTTTAGCCGCTAATACGGTCGATGTGAAGGCTATTATTGCGGCAGGTTTTCAAGGTGCACAGATAAAACAGGCGCTCAATTCGAAGCGGATAGAGGTTGTTGAGCAAGTGAAACTCAACTGGCAGCAATCCCAAGCCAAACAAACGCCATAA